CCCTGGTGGGCGAGGGATGTTCCAAAGAGATTCCTGCTCGATTGAAGAGCATCAATGGTGCGAAGCCGCTGGTTGTAACTGACCAGGGTATCGTTAATGCCGGTATCCTTAAAGTGATCACCGACATCCTTGATGCCGCCAAGATGAAGTATGCCATATACGATAAGACCATCCCGAACCCCACGGACAAAAACGTTGCAGAAGCTTTTGACCTGTACAAAAAGGAAAAGTGCGACAGCATCGTTACCCTTGGTGGCGGCAGCTCGCATGACTGCGGCAAGGGCGTAGGCTTTTTGGCTGGCAACGGTGGCAAAATTCATGACTATGAGGGCGTGGACAAGTCCAAAAAGCCCTTCCCTCCGTATGTTGCTGTTAATACCACCGCTGGCACCGCCTCTGAAATGACGCGTTTCTGCATCATCACCGATACCTCCCGCAAGGTGAAAATGGCCATTGTTGACTGGCGCTGTACCCCCAGCGTGGCCATTGACGATCCCGTTCTGATGATGGGCATGCCCCCGGCCCTGACCGCGGCCACCGGCATGGACGCCCTGACCCACGCTGTGGAAGCCTATGTTTCCACCGCTGCCACGCCCATGACCGATGCCTGCGCTGAAAAGGCCATGGAATACATCAACCGTTACCTGCGCCGCGCCGTTGCCAACGGCCGGGACAAGGAAGCCCGCGAAGGCATGTGCTATGCCCAGTATCTGGCTGGTATGGCTTTCAACAACGCCAGCCTCGGCCACGTGCACGCCATGGCTCACCAGCTTGGCGGTTTCTATGACCTGCCCCACGGCGAATGCAACGCCATCCTGTTGCCCCATGTGTGCGAATACAACCGTATCTCCAGCCGCCGCCGCTTTGGCCGCATTGCCCAGCTCCTGGGCGAACTCACCCAGGGCATCAGCGCTGACGAAGCCTCGCGCAAAGCCATCACCGCCATCAACATCCTGTCCAAGGACGTGGGTATCCCTGATGGCCTGATCGCCCTTGGCAAGAAGTACGGCAAGGAAGTACGCGAAGCCGATATCCCCACCATGACCGCCAACGCCCAGAAGGACGCCTGCGGCCTTACCAACCCCCGCTCCATGACGGATGCGGCTGTGGCGGCTATCTACAAGGCGGCCCTGTAATACAGTGTCCTCCAGAATGTAGGCCGTTTGCCTGATGCCCCCGGTGGGGCAGGCCATTGGCAGACATCGTGGTATGAAAAACGGCGCGGGCTTTCCGCGCCGTTTTTCTTGCTTTGCGTTGTGGTTTACGCCCCTCAGCACCCAGTGCCTGACAGCAGTATGAAATGAAAAAACGATGTGGCTTTGCTCCACGCAAAAAGCGGCATGGAAACCATGCCGCTTTTTGCGTGGTAAGGCAGCCCATGCCCGAGGGGCGGTGGCTCAGGGGCGGATGACTTTGTCCGCCAGATCAAGGCTGGTGACAATATCGAGCATATTTGAGGTATCGCCCACTTGCTTGGCTTCCAGCAGGCCAAAGTGCGCAAGGCAGGTGCCGCACACAAGCACAGAAACGCCATCGGCTGCCATCTTTTCCAGGGCATCCAGCGCAGGGCCAGGCTGGGATGCCAGCTTGACACCGCCGTTGATCAGCACAATGCGCCACAGGCGAGGGCCAAGTTCCGGCAGGGTTGCCACAAAATTGCCCATAAGTTTTGCGCCCAGCCCATCGTCGCCACGGCCAATGGTCTCAGTGGTGATGAGCACCAGCGTCTTGTTGGTTTCGCCCAGAGGGCGGGATGCTTCCGCAGCCTGCTGAGGGGCGGATGCCGCAGATTCACCAGCACTTGCCGTGATGCGCCAGCAGTCGGGGCCTTCCTGGCTGGCGGCAACAGTAAAGCCGCGACCCTCCAGAAAACGTCGCACGTTTTCCCGCGCGGGCTCATTATCTACCAGTACTTCAAGGGCATTTGTTCCTGCTGCCAGGGCATCGCGGGTGCGCATGACGGGCTGGGGGCAGGCCAGCCCTCTGCAATCTAATTGTTCCATGAATATTCTCCTGTTCATGATATACGAGATTTACAACTATTAGGGGTAAGGGTAGTTAGAAAAAAGCCGATAAGCAAGATAAACTAAGGTAGGCATATATGGGCATTGCGCTTCAGGTAGTAATCATTGCCGCTTTGGGCGGTTTGGCCGTTTTTGGCGGTATACAGGGTATGAGCTGGCTGGTAGTCGGCATTATTTTTGTCTGCGCCGGTGCAAACATCTGGCTCTGGCTGAGTGGGCGTTCCCGCGCTGCCCGTCTGGCGCAGTATCTCGACGCTCAGGCTTCAGCGCCTGCGGCTGATGGCGATGTGGAACAGCGGGCCATGCAGTGCATTGAAAGCCTGCGCGAAACGCTGAAGACCAAGGCGGACGCTCAGGTTGTGGAATCCTTGCAGGCGCAGAACAGCGAACTTGCCAAGCAGCTCAAGGAGTCTGAGGAACTTGTCGTAACTTTGCGCAAACGGCGTGAAAAGGGCATTATTGCCCTGCACAAGGCCCATTCGGTGTGCACCAGACTTTCTGGCGACATGCGCAAGCTTGCCAGCCTCATTACGGACGTAAATGGCGGCGTTGCCGTGCAGCGCGACAGACTTGTGGAAACAGGCGCGGCTATGGAGCGCGTGGCCGATTCTGCCAGTCAGGCCTCCCTGCGTGTGCGTGAACTCTCGGAAAACGCCCAGAATTCAAGCGCCAGCGCCGCCACGGGCGAACAGGAAGTGGAAGGCGCAGTTGGCTCCATTGACAGTGTGCGCGACACCATCGTGCAACTCAAGGAAGCCATGGCCGGGCTGGGCGAAAAAGCCAGCAATATCGGTCAGGTCATGAGCGTCATCAACGAAGTGGCAGATCAGACCAATCTGCTGGCCCTCAACGCCGCCATTGAAGCGGCGCGCGCTGGCGAGGCCGGGCGCGGATTTGCCGTGGTGGCCGACGAGGTGCGCAAGCTGGCTGAAAAAACCATGGGCGCCACCAAGGAAGTCGAGGAGGCCGTAAAGGCCATTCAGGATGAAACCCGGCGCAATGTGCTGACTGTGGACAAGGCCGCGCAACTGAGCGTGGACGCGGCAGACAAGGCCACCAATGCCGGTGATGTGATGCGTGCTATTCTGCAGAGCATGGCGGATACCGCCGGGCACCTCGCCAGCATCGCTGCCGGTGCCGCTGAGCAGTCCGAGCAGAGCACTGGAACCAGCGGCGCGCTGGAAGAAGTCCGAGAGGTGGCAGAAAGCACCTCCAAAAACATGGAGATGTTTACGGCCTCGCTGCTGACCTTCCAGAGCGGCATGGAAGAGCTGGATATGATCGTCAACGCGCTTGTTGCAGGCGATTTTGACCAGGCCCTCTCCGACAAGTTTGTGGAGTGGACGCCCAAGCTTGAGCTGCACGTCCCCCTGGTGGACAGAGAACACAAACTGCTGGTGGAGTATATCAACGAACTGCATCAGGCCATGACGCATAACAAGCCCGTGTCTGAAATGATCGGTGTGCTCAAAAAACTGCGCGATTACACGGCCACCCATTTTGGCGATGAAGAAAAACTGTTCAATGTCCCCGCCTACAAGGCCGCAGCGGAACACATGAAGATCCATAAAAAGTTTGTTGCCAAGCTGGATGAAGTGGAAGAGCAGTTGCGTATGGGCACCGCCACCGTGAGCATGGATTTGCTGACCTTTCTCAAGGATTGGCTGGTACAGCACATCATGGGCACTGACCCCACCTATCTGCCCTACCTCAAGCCCGAGGACAAGGAACCAGCGTAAAACCGTCAGTCATGAAAATCGAAGATGTTTTGTGCAAGCAAAGAAGCCCCTTTCGGGGCTTCTTTGCTTGTGTGCAGGGCTTGCAGAAAAAGGGGCCGTCACGCCCGGGCTTGCGTGATGGCCCCTGTGCGCAGATGGCGCGTCAGACTACTATCTGTTGTTGCCCAGTTTCACTGGGGCTTACTGCCATCGTTTGATGCTGGGATAAAATTTCAGGGCAGGACTGCGAAAGGGCCTTCCCTCATGAATATCCAGATGCTCGTCTGTCCTATGCGGGCCAGCTGCCCTCGCGCAGCCTGCGCATGCCTTCCTCTCCCACATAGCGGCGCAACTGTTTGTCGGGCGCGTTGAGCAGATCCACCACCAGCAGGGCATCAAGGGTGCCAAAGGTTCTGTCTTCGTGAAAGGCGGCAATGCGCCCGCCCAGTTGCAGGTAGTGTTTAAAAAGTATGGGCAGGGTGCGCCCCCCCTCCATCTGCCGCACCAGCGCGTTGACGGACTTGTAATCAAGGTGCTGGGCAAAGGGCAGTTCTTCGCGCAGTTTGCGGGGCTGTTTGCCACGTACCATGCTTGCCAGGGGGGTATCCCAATGGCGCAGGCGCAGGTGCCGCCAGAGCAGGTCTACCGATTGCGGGCGATAGTTGAGGCCAATGCTGGCAGGGCCAAAAAGAGTACGCACGCCATTGCGCAGGGCCATCTGCCCAATGCCCTTCCACAGCAGAAGCAGGGGCGTGTAATCGCGCTGGTATTCGGGGCAGACAAAGGCGCGCCCCAGTTCCAGTGCATTTCCGCACTGGCGGAAAAATTCCGGCTCGTATTCAAAGAGCGAGGCAGTATAGAGGCGCTTTTTGTCATACTGCCAGGTTCCTTCTGGTCGCACCACGCGTGCCCGGTATGAACCGGCAATGTTTTTGCCTTCTTCGTCCATGAGCAGAAGGTGTGAATACAGGGGGTCGTAGCGGTCGGTATCCCGCGCCTGTCCCGATCCTTCACCCAGCGCGCGGAAGGCTTCTTCGCGCCTTCTGGTCAGTTCGTCCAGCAGCAGGGGCGATTCGTCGCCCTCAAGCAGATAGACGCAGTAGCGGCCTTCGCGGGCCAGCATGCGGTTTTCCGGCAGGGCGGCAAGGCTGACCATTATATCCATCTTGGCCGCGGCAGGGGCCAGGGGCTGGCAGTTGGCTGCGTGCCCGGCTGCGCCGTGTTCAGAGCCTAGGGCAGAACGGCAAAGCCCCAGACAGTGGGTGCGCTGCTCATGGTTCAGCCCCGTCAGAATTTCTGCGGGGATGGCCTCGCCCACGATCATGCGGGCAGTGCTTCCCCGTTGTTTGAACAAGGTATTGGGCAACAGGGCCTCGCCCACGTTCTCCTTGAGCGCTGTTGCGGCGATAAAGAGGGGATTCTGCCGTACGGACATATGCAGGGGGACAAAATTCAGGCCGGGGATATCGGCA
This region of Desulfovibrio desulfuricans genomic DNA includes:
- a CDS encoding iron-containing alcohol dehydrogenase — its product is MSTDLKSMHMGQITSFFIPNVTLVGEGCSKEIPARLKSINGAKPLVVTDQGIVNAGILKVITDILDAAKMKYAIYDKTIPNPTDKNVAEAFDLYKKEKCDSIVTLGGGSSHDCGKGVGFLAGNGGKIHDYEGVDKSKKPFPPYVAVNTTAGTASEMTRFCIITDTSRKVKMAIVDWRCTPSVAIDDPVLMMGMPPALTAATGMDALTHAVEAYVSTAATPMTDACAEKAMEYINRYLRRAVANGRDKEAREGMCYAQYLAGMAFNNASLGHVHAMAHQLGGFYDLPHGECNAILLPHVCEYNRISSRRRFGRIAQLLGELTQGISADEASRKAITAINILSKDVGIPDGLIALGKKYGKEVREADIPTMTANAQKDACGLTNPRSMTDAAVAAIYKAAL
- the yedF gene encoding sulfurtransferase-like selenium metabolism protein YedF, which encodes MEQLDCRGLACPQPVMRTRDALAAGTNALEVLVDNEPARENVRRFLEGRGFTVAASQEGPDCWRITASAGESAASAPQQAAEASRPLGETNKTLVLITTETIGRGDDGLGAKLMGNFVATLPELGPRLWRIVLINGGVKLASQPGPALDALEKMAADGVSVLVCGTCLAHFGLLEAKQVGDTSNMLDIVTSLDLADKVIRP
- a CDS encoding bacteriohemerythrin; protein product: MGIALQVVIIAALGGLAVFGGIQGMSWLVVGIIFVCAGANIWLWLSGRSRAARLAQYLDAQASAPAADGDVEQRAMQCIESLRETLKTKADAQVVESLQAQNSELAKQLKESEELVVTLRKRREKGIIALHKAHSVCTRLSGDMRKLASLITDVNGGVAVQRDRLVETGAAMERVADSASQASLRVRELSENAQNSSASAATGEQEVEGAVGSIDSVRDTIVQLKEAMAGLGEKASNIGQVMSVINEVADQTNLLALNAAIEAARAGEAGRGFAVVADEVRKLAEKTMGATKEVEEAVKAIQDETRRNVLTVDKAAQLSVDAADKATNAGDVMRAILQSMADTAGHLASIAAGAAEQSEQSTGTSGALEEVREVAESTSKNMEMFTASLLTFQSGMEELDMIVNALVAGDFDQALSDKFVEWTPKLELHVPLVDREHKLLVEYINELHQAMTHNKPVSEMIGVLKKLRDYTATHFGDEEKLFNVPAYKAAAEHMKIHKKFVAKLDEVEEQLRMGTATVSMDLLTFLKDWLVQHIMGTDPTYLPYLKPEDKEPA
- a CDS encoding lysophospholipid acyltransferase family protein, which produces MPGNADILPLAPGRPLVRSVGRLARALARQLSGFARLEKMADTLPQCGDPQTFATACLTALDVHTECLRGDLERIPARGPVVLFANHPSGALEGLMLAALCGKARPDLKILASDALLRIPQLAQLAPMLLPLNLSGGAAANAAVLRTAMTHLRSGGALGIFPSGSVARWQFGRGIAEQPWSRLLSRLGGRNADIPGLNFVPLHMSVRQNPLFIAATALKENVGEALLPNTLFKQRGSTARMIVGEAIPAEILTGLNHEQRTHCLGLCRSALGSEHGAAGHAANCQPLAPAAAKMDIMVSLAALPENRMLAREGRYCVYLLEGDESPLLLDELTRRREEAFRALGEGSGQARDTDRYDPLYSHLLLMDEEGKNIAGSYRARVVRPEGTWQYDKKRLYTASLFEYEPEFFRQCGNALELGRAFVCPEYQRDYTPLLLLWKGIGQMALRNGVRTLFGPASIGLNYRPQSVDLLWRHLRLRHWDTPLASMVRGKQPRKLREELPFAQHLDYKSVNALVRQMEGGRTLPILFKHYLQLGGRIAAFHEDRTFGTLDALLVVDLLNAPDKQLRRYVGEEGMRRLREGSWPA